The following proteins are encoded in a genomic region of Paenibacillus sp. FSL H3-0469:
- a CDS encoding helix-turn-helix transcriptional regulator produces the protein MLMAEHQIDDITELMEKSGLSRNSINKLYRGNDLETIKLETLFKLCDTFQCKLSELIEYSPDK, from the coding sequence ATGCTAATGGCCGAGCATCAGATCGACGATATTACTGAATTAATGGAGAAATCAGGGTTAAGCCGGAATTCAATCAATAAGCTGTATAGAGGAAACGACTTAGAAACGATTAAGCTAGAAACACTGTTTAAACTTTGTGATACGTTTCAATGTAAGCTGTCGGAGTTGATTGAGTACAGTCCTGATAAATAA
- a CDS encoding ROK family protein, with amino-acid sequence MRIGAIEAGGTKFVCGVGNELGEIEDRVHFPTRRPEETMENVIAYFRDKRVDSIGIGSFGPIDLEYSSPTYGYVTTTPKPGWSGYNFVGTLKSVFDVPVGWDTDVNAAALGEATWGAAQGLDSCVYYTIGTGVGVGVYTEGNLVHGLVHPEGGHILTRRHPNDDFGGNCPYHGDCLEGMAAGPALEARWKAKGDTLPEDHPAWEMEAFYIAQAISNVILTLSPKKVILGGGVMKQAQLFPMIRAQVGSILNGYVSAKPIVSDIEHYIVAPKLGDNAGLCGSLALGVRALDSGTGVTK; translated from the coding sequence ATGCGTATCGGGGCAATTGAAGCAGGCGGAACAAAGTTTGTCTGTGGTGTCGGGAATGAATTAGGGGAAATTGAGGATCGGGTTCATTTTCCAACGCGGCGACCCGAAGAGACGATGGAGAATGTCATCGCCTACTTTCGGGATAAGAGAGTCGATAGCATAGGGATCGGATCGTTTGGTCCAATCGACCTCGAATACTCCAGTCCGACTTACGGTTATGTGACGACAACGCCAAAACCCGGCTGGTCCGGATATAATTTCGTGGGTACGCTAAAATCGGTCTTCGATGTTCCGGTCGGCTGGGATACGGACGTCAATGCTGCCGCGTTGGGCGAAGCCACATGGGGTGCGGCACAAGGATTGGATAGCTGCGTCTACTATACGATCGGGACTGGCGTAGGAGTCGGCGTATATACTGAGGGTAACCTGGTACATGGACTTGTTCATCCAGAGGGTGGACATATCCTCACAAGGCGGCATCCGAACGATGACTTTGGTGGCAATTGTCCCTATCATGGCGATTGTCTGGAAGGCATGGCCGCCGGCCCAGCACTGGAAGCAAGGTGGAAGGCTAAGGGTGATACACTGCCGGAAGACCACCCGGCATGGGAGATGGAGGCGTTCTACATCGCGCAGGCCATATCGAATGTCATCCTGACGTTATCCCCCAAGAAAGTCATTCTCGGCGGGGGCGTGATGAAGCAAGCCCAGTTATTCCCGATGATCCGGGCGCAGGTGGGCAGCATTCTCAATGGATACGTGAGTGCCAAGCCTATTGTATCGGATATCGAACATTATATTGTCGCCCCTAAGCTCGGCGATAATGCTGGCTTGTGTGGGTCCTTAGCACTGGGAGTAAGAGCATTGGATTCAGGTACAGGTGTCACAAAATGA
- a CDS encoding ABC-three component system middle component 1: MKFDKIKSKVENLIKDRYFCDHNVEFIEELISLSADNLKNKDILRIKRLNVKTNNWKTLLFIEIVSHDEDEIKAELKSALSWVAIVKERLLGSENTDLYLFLAFNRDISVEECLRIESTEQFCRKYVLLPKEDILDFIDRTFLQKFKSSKGTAKSADPIVKAFSNTLAEFSWLTPEIQTKWYKAFSELSGSELLEGLLEGEGKS; encoded by the coding sequence ATGAAGTTCGATAAAATCAAGTCTAAAGTTGAAAATTTAATTAAAGATCGTTACTTCTGTGATCATAATGTTGAATTTATAGAAGAATTGATTAGTCTATCTGCTGACAATCTTAAAAATAAGGACATTCTCCGGATAAAGCGGTTAAATGTGAAAACGAACAATTGGAAAACGCTGTTATTTATAGAAATAGTATCACATGATGAAGATGAGATTAAAGCTGAGTTGAAGAGTGCTCTAAGCTGGGTTGCTATTGTTAAAGAAAGGTTGTTGGGATCGGAAAACACAGATCTATATCTCTTTTTAGCATTTAACCGTGACATAAGTGTCGAAGAATGTCTGCGTATCGAATCGACCGAGCAGTTTTGTCGCAAATATGTTCTTTTACCCAAAGAAGATATTCTTGATTTTATTGACCGTACTTTTTTACAAAAGTTTAAAAGTAGCAAAGGTACCGCCAAAAGTGCAGATCCAATTGTGAAGGCCTTTTCCAATACACTTGCCGAGTTCAGTTGGCTTACTCCAGAAATACAAACAAAATGGTATAAAGCCTTTTCTGAATTGTCAGGTAGTGAACTTCTTGAAGGACTCCTTGAAGGGGAGGGTAAATCATGA
- a CDS encoding LacI family DNA-binding transcriptional regulator: MNKEKVTIQDIADSLGLSRNTVSKALNNNPSIPDETRSKVVRKAIDMNYKQFALFEQEVTPAKRTGNIALLTANMPNNSHFGTSLLSGLEQKISSEGFNLSIHIVRENEFDSSALPVNFDKSKVDGIVCIELFDKSYSEFITSFGIPTLFIDASAELTFSEMKADLLLMENIHSTFSLTKKLIDEGITEIGFIGDSRHCMSFNERWDGFTKAMYAARIDLDESFCILEDDRHIDDYKWLKQRLASMTNLPPAFVCANDFIAINVIRILKDLNIQIPGEVRVCGFDNSPESRIVEPHLTTVHIHRSEMGFLAAEMLLSKIENPDRPPLVTHVKTLPVFRQSTGHEE; this comes from the coding sequence TTGAACAAAGAAAAAGTAACCATTCAAGATATAGCCGATTCGCTTGGACTTTCCAGGAATACGGTATCCAAAGCATTAAATAACAATCCCTCAATACCGGATGAGACACGCAGCAAAGTGGTTAGGAAAGCTATCGATATGAATTACAAGCAGTTCGCCTTGTTCGAACAAGAAGTCACACCTGCCAAAAGAACCGGTAATATTGCCCTGCTTACAGCAAATATGCCGAACAATTCACATTTTGGCACATCACTGTTAAGCGGTCTCGAACAAAAAATTAGCTCCGAAGGCTTTAATTTGTCGATACATATCGTTCGGGAGAATGAATTCGATTCGTCGGCTCTTCCTGTGAATTTCGACAAAAGTAAAGTAGATGGCATTGTCTGTATCGAATTATTTGACAAGAGCTACTCGGAGTTTATTACTTCATTCGGGATCCCCACATTATTCATTGACGCTTCAGCAGAACTGACGTTTTCTGAGATGAAGGCAGATCTACTGCTGATGGAGAACATTCACAGCACTTTTAGTCTAACGAAGAAGCTCATTGATGAAGGAATTACGGAGATTGGGTTCATCGGCGATTCCCGCCATTGCATGAGCTTCAACGAGCGTTGGGATGGGTTCACCAAAGCCATGTATGCCGCCCGGATTGATCTTGATGAATCCTTCTGCATTCTCGAAGACGACCGGCATATCGATGACTATAAGTGGCTTAAGCAGCGACTAGCAAGCATGACTAATCTTCCACCCGCGTTCGTATGCGCCAATGACTTCATCGCTATTAATGTCATTCGTATCTTAAAGGACCTAAATATTCAAATTCCTGGTGAGGTTAGGGTCTGCGGATTCGATAATTCCCCAGAGTCGCGAATCGTGGAACCCCACTTGACCACCGTTCATATCCACAGATCCGAAATGGGCTTCCTTGCCGCCGAGATGCTTCTGTCCAAAATCGAAAATCCCGACAGACCTCCACTGGTTACGCATGTGAAGACGCTGCCGGTTTTCCGTCAATCGACGGGGCATGAGGAGTAG
- a CDS encoding response regulator produces MKYKVLIVDDEPLILKSLQTSINWSAMDCKVIGTAEDGEEALELMQLELPDILLTDISMPGMNGIELLEQISRWPERPEVIILSGYSDFEYARKGLQYRVFDYILKPIDPLELEKCIHSMIAWFQEKEQVRHSTMKQQLYDAMMGSRFDFSKFRSTAMYRTAVILADDSSALHLVQWEGRETPEGLHRFVYSTSKRYAVVVFYIESEDDDCAELTAAELQDLGSLLGEDMLIAAGSVVSGLEELAESYDEAVGILDLLQTLNSAETSQHRVWTIQEVDQSLSSRKTPAKQIGAALAYMNEHYREDLAIDQVAKHVAMSTSHLSALLKQMTGSTFLEHMTELRIQQACMLLSGTNMKTYEIANQVGYTDQRYFSQVFKRKMNMTPSEYRAGLSRNADV; encoded by the coding sequence ATGAAATATAAGGTATTGATCGTTGACGATGAGCCGCTGATCCTAAAAAGTCTGCAAACTTCGATCAACTGGAGCGCCATGGATTGTAAGGTCATCGGAACCGCGGAAGACGGCGAGGAAGCGCTGGAGCTGATGCAGTTAGAACTTCCGGACATCCTATTAACGGATATCTCCATGCCGGGTATGAACGGTATCGAGCTGCTGGAGCAGATAAGCCGCTGGCCCGAGCGCCCGGAAGTGATTATTCTCAGTGGATACAGCGATTTTGAATATGCCCGCAAAGGACTGCAATACCGGGTGTTCGACTATATACTCAAGCCGATTGATCCCCTGGAGCTTGAGAAATGCATCCACAGCATGATCGCCTGGTTCCAGGAAAAGGAGCAAGTCAGACACTCCACAATGAAACAGCAGCTCTACGATGCGATGATGGGCAGCCGGTTTGACTTCAGTAAGTTCCGCAGTACCGCCATGTACCGGACTGCGGTCATTCTGGCTGACGATTCCAGCGCTTTGCATCTGGTGCAATGGGAAGGAAGGGAGACTCCTGAAGGGCTTCACAGATTCGTCTATTCTACCTCTAAGCGCTACGCTGTGGTCGTATTTTACATAGAGAGTGAGGACGATGATTGTGCGGAGTTGACTGCGGCTGAATTGCAGGACCTGGGTAGTCTCCTTGGAGAAGACATGCTGATCGCTGCCGGATCGGTGGTAAGCGGGTTGGAGGAACTCGCGGAATCATATGATGAGGCCGTCGGCATCTTGGATCTGCTGCAAACGCTGAATTCGGCGGAGACTTCTCAGCACCGGGTGTGGACGATTCAGGAGGTGGACCAATCGCTGTCGAGCCGCAAAACGCCGGCCAAACAGATTGGAGCAGCGCTCGCATATATGAATGAGCATTATCGCGAGGATTTGGCTATTGATCAGGTGGCGAAGCATGTAGCCATGAGCACTAGCCATCTCAGCGCTTTGCTTAAGCAGATGACGGGCAGCACTTTTTTAGAGCATATGACGGAGCTGAGAATACAGCAGGCCTGTATGCTGCTCTCTGGAACCAACATGAAGACGTATGAGATTGCAAACCAGGTAGGGTATACCGATCAGCGTTATTTCAGCCAGGTGTTCAAGCGCAAAATGAACATGACGCCGAGTGAATACCGGGCGGGATTGTCCCGGAACGCAGATGTATGA
- a CDS encoding sensor histidine kinase, with protein sequence MALHRKIYLAFVVFILVPISLLGIVSYRLSYAAIKEKVGQETLQTLRATDLNIRNVVEQADSFSGYVIASEEIQSFLKHNNKDSLLDFYYQRQAIAGILYGQNALDDLILYSAGGSDYHFMNGDILPFGDFQQTDFYRRMLEAEGKSVWLPPTERYPDQKKWSFMLGRTIKDTLTLKNLGYLILEINIKRFDDIFLTRYPDGSRELLMDSNGNILYEANHDNIGKRLELPIVNSLSSETEGTLIDTESGQKSLISYITSDSLHPGDAPYYLISIKPWSAVSKETDYIRNTTVWLVGFVILLAVLFNFLYVRQIVSFIIQLLARMKKIESGNLNASMPEYRSVELSRLAYGFNRMSNRLRQLVEEVRLEQEHKRKAQFQVLQNQINPHFLYNTLESVNALALMNHQKPISNIVINLGKLLRSSIHADDEVTVNHELNHVVSYIEIQKVRFDDRFSYKIDVDHDLLDHHVLKLVLQPLVENSLLRGYSKKKPDFTIHITGGINARGDGYLRVQDNGTGIDDDTLQRILQQMSAAKPGLVHGLSNVQGRLRMWYGDGYGLMICSHPHEGTAIQLNFPLEREAAK encoded by the coding sequence ATGGCGCTGCATCGTAAAATTTATCTTGCCTTTGTTGTATTTATATTGGTTCCGATCAGTCTGTTGGGGATCGTGTCCTACCGTTTGTCTTACGCCGCGATCAAGGAAAAGGTGGGCCAGGAAACACTTCAAACCCTGCGGGCGACAGACCTCAATATTCGAAATGTGGTAGAGCAGGCTGATTCTTTCTCCGGATATGTGATTGCATCCGAAGAAATACAGAGTTTCTTAAAACATAATAATAAGGATTCCCTGCTGGACTTCTATTATCAGCGCCAGGCCATTGCCGGAATTCTGTACGGTCAAAATGCACTGGATGATCTGATTCTGTATAGCGCCGGGGGGAGCGACTATCACTTTATGAACGGGGACATCCTCCCGTTTGGGGATTTTCAGCAAACGGATTTTTATCGCCGCATGCTGGAAGCTGAGGGGAAAAGTGTATGGCTGCCGCCCACGGAGAGATACCCGGATCAAAAAAAGTGGTCATTCATGCTCGGCAGGACGATTAAGGATACGTTAACGTTGAAAAATCTCGGCTACCTGATTCTCGAAATCAATATCAAACGCTTCGACGACATCTTCCTCACACGATACCCGGATGGATCAAGGGAACTCCTGATGGACAGCAACGGGAACATTCTCTATGAAGCCAATCACGACAACATTGGAAAACGTCTGGAACTGCCGATCGTGAATAGCCTGTCCTCTGAGACTGAAGGTACCCTGATCGATACGGAAAGCGGCCAGAAGAGCCTGATTTCCTATATTACATCCGATTCGCTGCATCCGGGGGACGCCCCCTACTATCTGATATCTATCAAGCCTTGGAGCGCGGTTTCCAAGGAGACCGATTACATCCGCAATACGACGGTTTGGCTGGTTGGTTTTGTCATCCTGCTGGCCGTGCTGTTTAATTTTCTGTATGTACGGCAAATCGTAAGCTTCATCATTCAATTGCTGGCACGCATGAAAAAAATAGAAAGCGGTAACCTGAATGCATCCATGCCTGAATACCGTTCGGTAGAACTGTCGCGGCTGGCCTACGGCTTCAACCGGATGAGCAACAGGCTGCGCCAACTGGTCGAGGAGGTCAGGCTGGAGCAGGAGCATAAACGGAAGGCCCAATTTCAGGTGCTTCAAAATCAGATCAATCCTCATTTTCTGTACAATACGCTTGAATCGGTGAATGCGCTGGCGCTGATGAACCATCAGAAGCCGATCAGCAATATTGTGATCAATCTGGGCAAGCTGCTGCGGTCCAGCATTCATGCGGACGATGAGGTTACAGTCAATCACGAGCTGAATCATGTGGTCAGCTATATTGAAATTCAGAAGGTACGGTTCGATGACCGCTTCTCCTACAAGATTGACGTAGATCATGACTTGCTGGACCACCATGTACTTAAGCTGGTACTGCAACCGCTGGTCGAGAACAGTCTCCTTCGCGGATACAGTAAGAAGAAGCCCGATTTCACCATCCATATTACCGGAGGAATCAATGCGCGGGGGGATGGCTATCTTCGGGTGCAGGATAACGGAACCGGGATTGATGACGACACTTTACAGCGTATACTGCAACAGATGTCTGCTGCCAAGCCCGGGCTCGTTCACGGACTATCCAATGTGCAGGGGCGCTTGCGTATGTGGTACGGGGACGGCTATGGTCTGATGATCTGTTCCCACCCTCATGAAGGAACGGCCATTCAATTGAACTTTCCACTGGAACGGGAGGCAGCTAAATGA
- a CDS encoding extracellular solute-binding protein, with protein MKNHGVKWVSMMLMAGLVLGGCGAKNNAAEEVKGSEAEKKIEFFQWKVEAVNFFDEKIKEFEAANPGVKIEQVNVPDGPAVLKTRVARGDIPDIFISYPIEQDYVLRAQNDYLLDLTNEDFVKNIIPEVQDRYLIDGKMYGVALSQNAMGVIYNKKMFAENKIEIPQTWDEFVATMEKFKQLGITPILMPNATADVSAFNMNLLVNSFDKAYWEKANKGEAKIEGDPLWEDIAKKMLVAYDYAQKDSIATKADQINQKFVNGEGAMYVMGTFILPQLEKLNPEFEYGMFPFPATNDKDKNLVLGGVDTGFTISSQAKYPEEAKKFLAFLTSKESAQQFSDYEGSISAVKDVQMNKEQVKQIAELVKEGRSSNWPNHYWHGGTGAENDFRKYSQQFLMSRDSKAYLKNLNDMFIMYKE; from the coding sequence TTGAAGAATCATGGGGTCAAATGGGTAAGCATGATGCTAATGGCAGGGCTGGTTCTTGGTGGCTGCGGGGCTAAGAATAATGCGGCAGAAGAAGTGAAGGGCAGTGAAGCTGAGAAGAAAATTGAATTTTTTCAATGGAAAGTGGAAGCGGTTAACTTTTTTGATGAAAAGATCAAAGAATTCGAAGCTGCTAATCCCGGGGTCAAAATTGAGCAGGTCAATGTTCCCGACGGTCCCGCGGTGCTGAAGACCAGAGTTGCCCGGGGGGATATACCGGATATCTTCATTTCCTACCCGATTGAACAAGACTATGTGCTTCGCGCCCAAAACGACTATCTGCTTGATCTTACTAACGAAGATTTCGTTAAGAATATCATCCCGGAAGTGCAGGACCGTTATTTGATCGACGGCAAAATGTATGGAGTGGCCCTGAGTCAGAATGCAATGGGCGTCATTTACAACAAGAAAATGTTCGCTGAGAACAAGATCGAGATTCCTCAAACCTGGGATGAATTTGTCGCTACCATGGAGAAATTCAAGCAGCTGGGCATAACTCCGATTCTGATGCCTAATGCGACAGCAGATGTTAGCGCCTTCAATATGAACCTGTTGGTCAACTCATTTGACAAGGCATACTGGGAGAAAGCCAACAAGGGAGAAGCGAAAATCGAGGGTGACCCGCTTTGGGAAGATATCGCCAAGAAAATGCTAGTAGCTTATGATTACGCGCAAAAGGATTCGATCGCAACCAAGGCGGATCAGATCAACCAAAAGTTCGTGAATGGTGAAGGTGCTATGTATGTCATGGGGACATTTATATTGCCGCAATTAGAAAAGCTGAACCCGGAATTTGAATATGGTATGTTCCCATTCCCGGCCACCAATGATAAAGACAAGAATCTGGTTCTTGGCGGAGTGGACACCGGATTCACGATATCGTCCCAAGCCAAGTATCCGGAAGAAGCTAAGAAGTTCCTTGCCTTCCTCACCTCTAAAGAGAGTGCACAACAGTTCTCCGACTATGAAGGCAGTATCAGTGCGGTGAAGGATGTCCAAATGAACAAGGAGCAAGTGAAACAGATCGCTGAGCTAGTGAAAGAGGGACGTTCCTCGAACTGGCCTAACCACTACTGGCACGGAGGGACTGGAGCGGAGAACGATTTCCGTAAATACTCGCAGCAATTCCTGATGAGCAGAGACAGCAAGGCGTATCTAAAGAATCTGAACGACATGTTCATAATGTATAAAGAATAG
- a CDS encoding glycoside hydrolase family 32 protein, translating to MNYTEKFRPQYHYSPQKNWMNDPNGMVYYENEYHLFYQHTPFASQPDFGRMHWGHAVSTDLVHWEELEASLPPGEDGAIFSGSAVVDTHNTSGFFDEDGSGLVAIYTNNDNKVQPGKPQVQSIAYSRDKGRTWTKYEGNPVLFPETTLDFRDPKVFWHEDTSSWIMTLAVQDRVEFYTSPNLKEWAFASAFGADVIGTHRGVYECPDLFSIHVDGDPNQKKWVLILSVGDCNGVNPNEPEPPAGGSGMMYFVGSFDGKTFTPDEPILSVHDVKWIDFGSDFYAAVTWSDIPEGDGRKLWIGWMNNWRYAGTLPTDKWRGNASIPRELKLRTYREGLRLVQEPVEELRKTGSPLMALENVTLVPDTNPLADITTDRAELIAEFEIGTATEFGMKVRKSADEETVVGYDTLNMELFVDRTKSGTTNFHPDFAAKHQAPLTPVNNCIRMSIFMDWSSVEVFGGEGLAVISDMIFPASASNGLELYAVGGNVKLVSLQINELGSIWRDEIKEEAHAYRGN from the coding sequence ATGAATTATACAGAGAAGTTCCGTCCGCAGTATCACTATTCGCCACAAAAGAACTGGATGAACGATCCGAACGGAATGGTTTATTACGAGAATGAGTACCACCTCTTTTATCAGCACACTCCGTTCGCAAGCCAACCTGATTTCGGTAGAATGCATTGGGGGCACGCGGTAAGCACCGATCTGGTCCATTGGGAGGAGCTTGAAGCATCCTTGCCGCCAGGTGAGGACGGTGCGATTTTCTCTGGAAGCGCGGTAGTCGATACGCATAACACAAGTGGTTTTTTTGATGAGGACGGGTCAGGGCTTGTGGCGATCTATACGAATAACGACAACAAGGTGCAGCCAGGTAAGCCGCAGGTTCAAAGCATCGCCTACAGCAGAGATAAGGGACGGACTTGGACGAAATATGAAGGGAACCCGGTCCTGTTTCCGGAGACGACGCTTGATTTCCGCGATCCGAAGGTATTCTGGCATGAGGATACATCTAGTTGGATTATGACTCTGGCTGTTCAAGACCGTGTGGAGTTCTACACCTCTCCGAATTTGAAGGAATGGGCATTTGCTAGTGCATTTGGCGCTGACGTCATCGGAACACATCGCGGCGTTTATGAATGTCCGGATCTATTCTCGATTCATGTCGATGGTGATCCCAATCAGAAGAAGTGGGTGCTCATTCTAAGTGTAGGCGATTGTAATGGAGTGAACCCGAACGAGCCTGAACCACCGGCAGGCGGCTCCGGTATGATGTACTTCGTCGGCAGCTTCGATGGTAAGACATTTACACCTGACGAGCCTATTCTTTCGGTTCATGATGTGAAATGGATTGATTTCGGGTCCGATTTCTATGCAGCCGTCACCTGGAGCGATATACCGGAAGGAGACGGACGTAAGCTCTGGATCGGCTGGATGAACAACTGGCGGTATGCCGGGACGCTTCCGACTGACAAGTGGCGGGGAAATGCATCCATTCCACGGGAGTTGAAGTTGAGAACCTATCGGGAAGGCCTTCGTCTGGTGCAAGAGCCGGTAGAAGAATTGAGAAAGACAGGTTCACCGCTTATGGCTCTGGAGAATGTAACCTTGGTTCCAGATACGAATCCGCTGGCGGACATCACCACTGATAGAGCGGAATTGATCGCGGAATTCGAAATTGGAACCGCAACGGAGTTCGGAATGAAGGTTAGAAAGTCTGCAGATGAAGAAACGGTGGTCGGGTACGATACCCTGAACATGGAGTTGTTTGTCGATCGCACGAAATCTGGAACTACGAATTTCCATCCGGACTTCGCAGCGAAGCACCAGGCACCGCTGACGCCTGTGAATAACTGTATACGCATGTCCATCTTCATGGATTGGTCTTCGGTTGAAGTGTTCGGTGGTGAGGGTCTAGCGGTCATCTCGGACATGATTTTCCCCGCTTCCGCAAGCAACGGACTTGAGCTCTACGCGGTAGGCGGAAACGTAAAGCTGGTGTCGCTCCAGATCAATGAGCTGGGAAGCATATGGAGAGATGAGATCAAGGAGGAAGCACATGCGTATCGGGGCAATTGA
- a CDS encoding ABC-three component system protein, translating to MLNKLRLDQTKRFERHLALEEITNMLLHFFKGNASYLSIGAEQGSIDKWDDFVIEKNGGGNIYIQAKRQTTGFSSDAIIRNTYIQGKRAGAFRDLSPLDESIESLANWIKTVDFSSLNIKDEFWLVLPNDSIKIKTELEIRHLRNLFENQFKSVTTSGDLENLASVDKNAKNIYNWLISWCGFDGWEHILKLIRVLKIKTPGQEPDIICRVKNNLNYVFQPNEVDKVISLIFSYMDENETFSGAIRPRQLLYQIQEYLLPDIEKWTLFQNNDSTWHISGINDLQNNSVFERPAVIIPSLWAAGNPNVRKLKIEGASIENCHVTNSLMRLLLHPHGSFDIICSDKSSWESIIKNKTGGTLGVTKNDLNGLRILDGLTPLIQGERKGLLTIDDQEQYANELHVEMYKRSFELISSGISNNIRNMTSGDLRTEVEKRWSNWKHILENSIDEQKKLFVNVLHPRAEGDSISGELRVGPQTTDLLVESIFLLLVVSVCLGDEENTSWKAVNVHLKMHSIGLAYWSGPAEGLRKIIKIDDDKGIGKLLEKEAEEILIISQSELTETEVFNGDILGEITKRSLLTHPRYPKLLITRDRIFVKKLENGNISDLREYLIRSVDEYKINTQLEIDKIADGVMI from the coding sequence ATGTTAAATAAACTTAGACTCGATCAAACTAAAAGATTTGAGCGACATCTTGCCTTGGAAGAAATAACAAATATGTTATTGCATTTTTTTAAAGGAAATGCCTCCTATTTATCAATTGGTGCCGAACAGGGCAGTATTGATAAATGGGATGATTTTGTTATTGAAAAAAATGGTGGTGGCAATATTTATATACAAGCTAAGAGGCAAACAACGGGTTTCTCCTCTGATGCAATTATAAGAAATACATATATTCAAGGAAAAAGAGCTGGTGCTTTTAGAGATTTGTCACCTCTTGACGAGTCGATAGAAAGTCTTGCGAATTGGATTAAAACAGTTGATTTTAGTTCTCTTAACATTAAAGACGAGTTTTGGCTTGTACTCCCAAACGATTCAATAAAAATAAAGACTGAACTTGAAATTAGACATTTAAGAAATCTCTTTGAAAATCAGTTTAAAAGTGTTACAACTTCGGGTGACCTAGAGAATTTAGCCTCGGTGGATAAGAATGCTAAAAATATATATAATTGGCTAATCAGTTGGTGTGGTTTCGATGGATGGGAACACATTTTAAAACTCATACGGGTTTTAAAAATAAAAACCCCCGGTCAGGAACCAGACATTATATGCCGTGTGAAAAACAACCTTAACTATGTATTTCAACCTAACGAAGTTGATAAGGTGATCTCATTAATATTTTCGTATATGGATGAAAATGAAACATTCTCCGGCGCAATAAGGCCACGACAATTGTTGTATCAAATACAAGAATATTTACTCCCTGATATAGAAAAGTGGACATTATTTCAAAATAATGACTCGACTTGGCATATATCTGGAATAAATGATCTGCAAAATAATTCTGTATTTGAAAGACCAGCAGTTATAATTCCTTCATTATGGGCTGCAGGAAACCCCAATGTACGTAAGTTGAAAATTGAGGGAGCAAGTATTGAAAATTGCCATGTAACAAACAGTCTAATGCGCCTTTTATTACATCCCCATGGTTCATTTGATATTATTTGCTCTGATAAATCTAGTTGGGAAAGCATCATTAAAAATAAAACTGGTGGAACGCTTGGAGTAACTAAAAATGATCTAAATGGTTTACGGATTTTGGATGGGCTAACTCCACTAATCCAAGGTGAAAGAAAAGGGTTGTTGACAATAGATGACCAGGAACAGTATGCCAATGAATTGCATGTAGAAATGTATAAGCGAAGTTTTGAACTTATAAGCAGCGGAATATCAAATAATATACGAAATATGACAAGTGGTGATCTAAGAACGGAAGTCGAAAAAAGATGGAGTAATTGGAAGCATATACTGGAAAATAGTATAGATGAACAAAAAAAACTTTTTGTCAACGTACTTCATCCCCGAGCTGAAGGGGATTCAATTTCTGGGGAGTTAAGAGTAGGCCCGCAAACAACAGATTTGCTAGTCGAGTCAATTTTTCTTTTATTGGTCGTGTCTGTATGTTTAGGTGATGAAGAAAATACGAGTTGGAAAGCAGTAAATGTTCATTTGAAAATGCATTCAATTGGACTTGCTTATTGGAGTGGGCCAGCCGAAGGCTTGAGGAAAATTATCAAGATTGATGATGATAAGGGTATTGGGAAATTACTTGAGAAGGAAGCAGAAGAGATATTAATAATTTCACAGTCAGAACTGACTGAAACTGAAGTTTTTAATGGTGATATACTGGGCGAAATTACAAAACGTAGCTTATTAACCCACCCTAGGTACCCCAAATTATTGATTACTAGAGACCGGATATTTGTGAAGAAACTTGAAAATGGGAATATATCTGATCTAAGAGAATATCTTATAAGAAGCGTAGATGAATACAAAATTAATACTCAGCTTGAAATCGATAAAATAGCTGATGGAGTGATGATATGA